From the genome of Thermogutta terrifontis, one region includes:
- a CDS encoding right-handed parallel beta-helix repeat-containing protein, whose amino-acid sequence MVSRENRLAFRGTLVVAVIVGCWIAEVGSSPGRDIFVNNEAGDDAFFGRVATPGSTVDGPVRSITRAIELAQPGDRIVLAPTKTPYRESITLAGQRLSRGILQDLILDGNGAVLDGSAPVPVDAWELDRQAWQRWGRAVYRFTPEQRSHQQLFLGDRPAKRVFVTNSSEAPPKLEPLEWCLFEGKIYFCVEPDHRPEDYPLRYAKLTVGITLHHVHGVTIRDLTIQGYQLDGISLANTAREIRLQRVVLRGNGRAGLSIGGACRADLLDSLLGDNGAAQIITFPYSELHVFNSQVLGNTAPAWVDKGGRLFVDGQEKQGGLDAIEPPSPANSSNP is encoded by the coding sequence ATGGTGTCGAGAGAGAATCGGCTCGCATTTCGTGGAACACTGGTTGTGGCCGTTATTGTCGGCTGCTGGATTGCTGAGGTGGGGAGCAGCCCCGGGCGCGATATTTTTGTCAACAATGAGGCCGGCGACGATGCGTTTTTCGGCCGGGTGGCCACCCCAGGGAGCACCGTCGACGGGCCTGTGCGGTCGATTACCCGGGCGATTGAGCTGGCGCAGCCGGGGGATCGCATTGTGCTGGCTCCCACAAAGACGCCCTATCGCGAATCGATCACGCTGGCCGGTCAGCGCCTCAGTCGGGGAATTCTGCAGGACCTCATCCTCGACGGAAACGGGGCCGTGCTGGACGGCTCCGCTCCCGTTCCAGTGGACGCCTGGGAACTGGATCGGCAGGCCTGGCAACGCTGGGGACGGGCCGTCTATCGGTTCACGCCAGAACAGAGAAGTCATCAGCAACTCTTTCTCGGCGACCGACCGGCAAAACGGGTCTTTGTGACCAACTCTTCCGAAGCACCACCCAAGCTCGAACCACTCGAATGGTGTCTCTTTGAAGGAAAAATTTACTTTTGCGTGGAACCCGACCACCGGCCGGAAGATTATCCCCTCCGCTACGCGAAACTCACCGTGGGAATCACGCTCCATCACGTGCATGGGGTAACCATCCGGGACCTCACCATCCAGGGCTATCAACTGGATGGAATCAGCCTCGCCAACACAGCCCGGGAGATCCGTCTGCAAAGGGTTGTCCTGCGGGGAAACGGCCGGGCCGGGCTTTCCATCGGCGGTGCCTGTCGCGCAGATCTCTTGGATTCACTTCTCGGAGACAATGGAGCGGCCCAAATCATCACTTTTCCGTACTCGGAATTGCACGTGTTCAACAGCCAGGTGCTGGGCAACACGGCACCCGCCTGGGTGGACAAAGGGGGGCGTCTGTTTGTAGATGGCCAGGAAAAGCAGGGCGGCCTCGATGCCATCGAGCCACCATCCCCAGCAAACAGTTCCAACCCTTGA
- a CDS encoding nucleoside hydrolase: MSRKIIIDFDPGIDDALALCLLLFDPEWEVVAVTAVGGNVSPAVANRNVQALIAYLDPPRIPRIGVATAPDEGLPVEGRFANAVDDLRDAGLPVAELRTPHPSEKVLADEVRAAPHQVTVLALGPLTNLARAMQRDPEFPSLVHRIIIAGGAVQVPGNITPAAEFNIYCDPRAAKMVFASRAPKTLVPLDVTNRLSFSLSLLNDLPSEGTKIGALLRKILPAKFRAYRQQLGLETIHLHDTITYLAACRPDLLRYEMLAGDVESTGEITRGATIFDRRPVPAWRDNRLEVALGIDAGAMRQEFFKRLQQVAEAAGPLTSLEDE; the protein is encoded by the coding sequence ATGTCCCGGAAGATCATTATCGATTTCGATCCTGGCATCGACGACGCGCTTGCGCTCTGTCTCCTCCTGTTTGATCCGGAGTGGGAGGTCGTTGCCGTCACAGCCGTCGGCGGAAACGTATCGCCCGCCGTTGCCAACCGGAATGTTCAGGCTCTTATAGCTTACCTGGACCCGCCGCGTATTCCAAGGATCGGGGTGGCGACAGCCCCGGATGAGGGGTTGCCTGTCGAGGGGCGTTTTGCGAATGCTGTCGATGATCTCCGCGATGCAGGGCTGCCTGTTGCCGAGTTGCGGACTCCGCATCCGTCAGAAAAGGTACTCGCGGACGAAGTGCGGGCTGCTCCTCATCAGGTGACCGTGTTGGCTCTGGGACCGCTCACCAATCTTGCCCGCGCTATGCAAAGAGACCCCGAGTTTCCCAGCCTGGTTCACCGTATCATCATTGCGGGCGGAGCGGTGCAGGTGCCGGGGAATATCACGCCCGCTGCTGAATTCAATATTTACTGTGACCCGCGCGCAGCGAAGATGGTGTTTGCCTCGCGGGCGCCGAAGACTCTCGTGCCCCTCGATGTCACCAATCGGCTCAGTTTTTCCCTTTCCCTTTTGAATGACCTGCCGTCGGAAGGGACGAAAATCGGTGCGCTTTTACGGAAAATACTTCCTGCCAAATTCCGCGCTTACCGTCAGCAATTGGGGCTGGAGACGATTCATCTGCACGACACGATCACCTATCTGGCGGCCTGTCGGCCGGACCTGCTGCGATACGAAATGCTGGCGGGCGACGTGGAGTCCACTGGCGAAATCACGCGGGGCGCCACGATTTTCGATCGGCGACCTGTGCCCGCGTGGCGAGACAACCGGCTGGAAGTGGCCTTGGGGATCGATGCGGGGGCAATGCGTCAGGAATTCTTCAAACGATTGCAGCAAGTCGCGGAGGCCGCCGGACCGTTGACTTCCTTAGAAGACGAGTGA
- a CDS encoding DUF1559 domain-containing protein, with the protein MAQHALCRNERCQVGLRYGFTLVELLVVIAIIGILIALLLPAVQAAREAARRSACVNNLKQFGLALHNFENINRVFPPSIGGPVGSGLRTEWSAQALLLPYLEQGSLYAGIDFTKNYNDVYLPDGTRLSAHRVPVYVCPSEIRAEVRRVNGIDAHFPLNYGVNVGTWFVWDPVTQRGGDGAFQPFKGTSVAEFIDGLSQTIAAAEVKAYTPYYRNAAINPPPAVPANPSHVCGFGGQFQTESGHTEWVDGKAHQAGVTATFTPNTRIQCVVNGKTYDVDWTNQREGGSNTVPTTAAVTARSYHPGIVNVLMADGSVRNVAETVDLGVWRALATRNGREVTSEF; encoded by the coding sequence ATGGCACAACATGCCTTGTGTCGCAACGAGCGGTGTCAGGTTGGGTTGCGATATGGATTCACTCTTGTAGAGCTCCTGGTGGTCATTGCGATCATCGGGATTTTGATCGCCCTGCTGCTTCCGGCGGTGCAGGCCGCCCGAGAGGCCGCGAGACGTTCCGCGTGCGTCAACAATTTGAAGCAATTTGGGCTGGCACTTCACAACTTTGAAAACATCAACCGGGTTTTTCCGCCGAGCATTGGAGGGCCTGTGGGTTCGGGATTGCGGACGGAATGGTCGGCCCAGGCTCTGCTTTTGCCCTATCTGGAACAGGGGAGTCTCTACGCAGGGATCGACTTCACTAAAAACTATAACGACGTGTATCTCCCTGATGGAACTCGCCTCAGTGCCCATCGCGTGCCGGTCTATGTCTGTCCCAGCGAAATCCGGGCGGAAGTCCGGCGGGTAAATGGAATCGACGCCCATTTTCCGCTGAACTATGGCGTGAACGTGGGAACCTGGTTTGTGTGGGACCCCGTCACACAGCGGGGAGGCGATGGGGCCTTCCAGCCGTTTAAGGGCACTTCGGTGGCCGAATTTATCGATGGGTTGAGCCAGACAATCGCGGCGGCAGAGGTGAAAGCCTACACTCCCTATTACCGCAACGCGGCCATCAATCCACCCCCTGCCGTTCCTGCCAATCCCAGTCATGTGTGCGGATTCGGGGGACAGTTCCAAACAGAAAGCGGCCATACCGAGTGGGTTGACGGGAAGGCCCATCAAGCAGGGGTGACGGCCACTTTTACCCCCAACACGCGTATCCAGTGCGTTGTCAATGGGAAAACCTATGACGTGGATTGGACCAATCAACGGGAGGGCGGATCTAACACGGTCCCCACCACCGCCGCTGTGACCGCCCGCAGTTACCATCCCGGCATCGTCAACGTTCTGATGGCGGACGGTTCCGTTCGGAATGTTGCGGAAACCGTCGATCTGGGTGTCTGGCGGGCGCTAGCAACCCGCAATGGAAGAGAAGTCACCAGCGAATTTTGA
- a CDS encoding sugar porter family MFS transporter: MVTAPESIIRSQTPRYRMGFLWTVCLVAAMGGFLFGYDWVVIGGAKPFYEPYFNIPPGTFWQGWAQSSALVGCLIGAALSGALSDWTGRRRLLITAGFLFTLSAIWTALAWDYASFNLARITGGIGIGLASNLSPMYIAEIAPAEIRGVFVSINQLTIVIGILAAQITNLLIAQPVPGDIPQEQIAEFIRQSWNGQWGWRWMFGAETFPAAAFFLLMFFMPESPRWLVKWGQSSAAERILGRVGGGAYASRAIDEIRETLSQEEIGRVRPADLLDPRLLRIVALGVFLAVFQQWCGINVIFNYAQDVFQAAGYAVSDVLVNIVFTGVVNLVFTFVAIFTVDRWGRRILMLFGAGGLAVIFAALGAGYYFHSTGTHMLILVLAAIGCYAMSLAPITWVVISEIFPNRIRGLAMSIAVLSLWAGCTALTLTFPLLNRSLGPHGTFWLYSSICVLGFVVIALALPETKGKSLEQIEHELLG, from the coding sequence TTGGTCACCGCGCCCGAGTCAATCATTCGTTCACAGACACCGCGGTACCGGATGGGGTTCCTCTGGACCGTCTGTCTGGTGGCCGCGATGGGAGGATTCCTTTTTGGCTATGACTGGGTTGTCATCGGTGGAGCCAAGCCGTTCTACGAGCCCTATTTTAACATCCCACCCGGTACGTTCTGGCAAGGATGGGCCCAGAGCAGTGCCCTGGTAGGATGCCTCATAGGGGCGGCGCTTTCCGGTGCCTTGAGCGATTGGACCGGCAGACGCCGGTTGCTGATCACGGCGGGTTTTCTTTTTACGCTTTCTGCTATTTGGACCGCGCTGGCCTGGGACTATGCCTCCTTCAACCTGGCGCGGATCACCGGTGGGATTGGGATCGGTTTGGCTTCCAATCTTTCACCCATGTATATTGCCGAGATTGCCCCGGCGGAGATCCGTGGGGTGTTCGTGTCGATCAATCAATTGACGATTGTCATCGGCATTTTGGCCGCCCAGATCACGAATTTGCTCATTGCGCAACCGGTTCCCGGGGATATCCCCCAGGAGCAAATCGCGGAATTCATCCGCCAGTCCTGGAATGGGCAATGGGGATGGCGCTGGATGTTTGGGGCGGAGACTTTTCCCGCGGCCGCGTTTTTCCTGCTCATGTTTTTCATGCCGGAGAGCCCTCGCTGGCTGGTGAAATGGGGACAGAGTTCTGCGGCAGAGAGGATTCTCGGTCGAGTGGGGGGCGGGGCGTACGCAAGCCGGGCGATCGATGAAATCCGGGAAACTCTTTCCCAGGAAGAAATCGGGCGGGTGCGACCGGCCGATCTTCTCGACCCGCGGCTTCTGCGGATCGTCGCGCTGGGAGTGTTTCTGGCCGTGTTTCAGCAGTGGTGCGGGATCAACGTTATCTTCAACTATGCGCAGGATGTTTTTCAGGCGGCGGGTTACGCCGTCAGTGACGTGCTGGTCAACATCGTGTTCACCGGCGTGGTGAACCTCGTCTTTACCTTCGTCGCCATTTTCACTGTCGATCGCTGGGGACGCCGGATTCTCATGCTCTTTGGAGCAGGTGGGCTGGCAGTCATTTTTGCAGCCCTGGGGGCGGGCTACTATTTTCACAGCACGGGCACGCACATGCTCATTCTGGTGCTGGCCGCGATTGGATGTTATGCAATGTCTCTCGCCCCGATCACCTGGGTGGTGATCTCGGAAATCTTCCCCAATCGCATTCGCGGGTTGGCCATGTCGATTGCCGTGCTGTCTCTGTGGGCGGGTTGCACGGCGCTGACGCTCACATTTCCGCTGCTCAACCGCTCGCTTGGCCCGCACGGCACTTTCTGGCTCTACAGCAGCATTTGCGTGCTGGGGTTTGTTGTGATCGCGTTAGCGCTTCCGGAAACCAAGGGGAAGAGCCTCGAACAAATCGAGCACGAACTCCTGGGCTGA
- the trpD gene encoding anthranilate phosphoribosyltransferase: protein MLESAVAKVERGADLTISEAEQVIDFIVGGSAPQELVARLLIALHTKGVTPEELAGAAQAMRKHMLVVPTDRPNVMDIVGTGGDGAGTFNISTAAAIVVAAAGVPVAKHGNRRITSRTGSADVLAELGVNVEAPLPVVAECLAELGICFCFAPLLHPAMKNVAAVRRQLGHPTIFNLLGPLTNPAQVRYQLVGVGRAYLRPLLAEALRLLGTARSAVVYGDGDLDEVSLSGPTAGTLVDTQQLTEFSWTPADFGLAEVSVEVLRVSGPEESATRIREVVEGIPGPITDCVVANAAAALVLAGAARHLAEGVVRAREAIASGAAKDLLARWIEKTRRTASS from the coding sequence ATGCTGGAAAGCGCCGTAGCCAAAGTCGAGCGTGGTGCGGACCTGACCATCAGCGAGGCAGAACAGGTCATCGACTTCATTGTGGGAGGAAGTGCCCCGCAGGAACTCGTCGCCCGACTGCTCATCGCCCTCCACACCAAGGGGGTAACCCCGGAAGAGTTGGCGGGAGCGGCGCAAGCCATGCGCAAACACATGCTTGTCGTCCCGACCGACCGGCCGAACGTGATGGACATCGTGGGCACCGGCGGTGATGGTGCCGGGACGTTCAACATCAGCACGGCGGCGGCCATCGTAGTGGCCGCTGCGGGGGTTCCCGTCGCCAAACACGGAAACCGTCGCATCACCAGCCGGACGGGGTCCGCGGACGTGCTTGCCGAATTGGGTGTCAATGTGGAAGCTCCCCTGCCGGTGGTAGCAGAATGTCTCGCCGAACTGGGAATCTGCTTCTGCTTCGCCCCGCTTTTACATCCGGCGATGAAGAATGTGGCCGCAGTTCGCCGCCAGCTTGGCCATCCCACGATTTTCAATCTACTGGGACCGTTGACGAATCCCGCGCAGGTTCGGTACCAACTGGTGGGTGTGGGACGAGCGTACCTTCGTCCCCTGCTCGCTGAGGCCCTACGACTCCTGGGCACGGCCCGCAGCGCGGTGGTCTATGGAGACGGCGACCTCGACGAGGTGAGCCTTTCCGGTCCCACGGCGGGAACCTTAGTGGATACGCAACAGCTCACGGAATTCTCATGGACCCCGGCCGACTTCGGCCTGGCTGAGGTATCGGTCGAAGTGCTCCGGGTCAGTGGTCCAGAGGAAAGTGCCACACGAATCAGGGAAGTTGTGGAAGGGATCCCCGGCCCAATCACCGACTGTGTCGTCGCTAACGCCGCCGCCGCTCTCGTCCTGGCGGGCGCTGCACGTCATCTCGCGGAAGGAGTGGTTCGTGCACGAGAAGCCATTGCGAGTGGGGCCGCCAAAGACCTTCTCGCCCGCTGGATCGAAAAAACCCGGCGGACAGCTTCGAGCTGA
- a CDS encoding YqaA family protein translates to MIPRKILAESEQSPTVRTNGGESWPEKAPTPAKRPPVRRPHFLRRLYDWVLHWADTPYGTPALFFLAVAESSFFPVPPDVLQIALSVSKPKRSFYYALVSGVGSVLGGILGYAIGLLLWAAVGSFFMQYVPGFSQENIDYVGRLYEQNAFWAIVCAGFTPIPYKVFTIAAGVFHEYVSLGVLVVGSIIGRFGRFFLVGACLYFFGPGVKSLIERYFDWAALALAVVAILGFVAIKWLM, encoded by the coding sequence ATGATCCCGAGAAAAATCCTCGCTGAATCGGAACAATCGCCAACGGTCAGGACAAATGGCGGGGAATCGTGGCCAGAGAAAGCCCCTACCCCGGCGAAACGCCCCCCGGTCCGCCGCCCTCATTTCCTTCGCCGTCTATACGATTGGGTTCTCCACTGGGCAGATACACCCTACGGCACACCTGCTCTGTTTTTCCTGGCCGTAGCAGAAAGCTCGTTTTTCCCCGTTCCCCCCGATGTCCTTCAGATCGCCCTCTCTGTCTCCAAGCCGAAGCGATCGTTCTATTACGCCCTCGTGAGCGGTGTCGGCTCGGTCCTGGGGGGCATTCTGGGATATGCCATTGGGCTGCTCCTATGGGCAGCGGTGGGCAGTTTTTTTATGCAATATGTCCCAGGTTTTAGTCAGGAAAATATTGATTACGTCGGACGACTCTACGAACAGAATGCCTTCTGGGCAATCGTCTGTGCCGGTTTCACACCGATTCCGTACAAAGTGTTCACGATTGCGGCTGGCGTGTTCCACGAATATGTTTCCCTGGGGGTGCTGGTCGTTGGTTCGATCATCGGACGGTTTGGGAGGTTCTTTCTGGTGGGAGCGTGCCTCTACTTCTTTGGACCAGGCGTCAAGTCGTTGATCGAACGCTATTTCGACTGGGCGGCATTGGCCCTGGCCGTTGTCGCGATCCTCGGTTTTGTGGCCATCAAATGGCTGATGTGA
- a CDS encoding BON domain-containing protein has product MSFYSPYDEDVVLREERLMSYPLAPSLAEAERLAARIHQAVEEATARSVTDLRVIVEGDSVTLLGRCPSFHIKQKAQHAAMRLAPGSLHNEIVVAWRR; this is encoded by the coding sequence ATGTCTTTTTATTCACCCTACGACGAGGATGTCGTGCTCCGGGAAGAGCGGCTCATGAGCTACCCGCTCGCCCCATCCCTGGCCGAAGCGGAGCGTTTGGCAGCCCGTATCCACCAGGCGGTTGAAGAGGCGACCGCCCGCTCTGTGACCGACCTCCGCGTCATCGTGGAGGGAGATTCCGTCACCCTGCTGGGACGCTGCCCAAGCTTCCACATCAAGCAGAAAGCCCAGCACGCCGCGATGCGGCTGGCGCCGGGCTCACTGCACAATGAAATCGTTGTGGCGTGGCGTCGCTAA
- a CDS encoding BON domain-containing protein, giving the protein MSVQLLSGDLEMRARLALCNSPIYELRDIDVEERDNTIVLRGVVSSFYHKQLAQEAVRSILRGHDVELVNLIEVTRDRFVDPD; this is encoded by the coding sequence ATGAGCGTACAACTTCTTTCCGGCGATCTCGAAATGCGCGCAAGGTTGGCTTTATGCAACAGTCCGATTTACGAGCTCCGCGATATTGATGTTGAAGAGCGTGACAATACGATTGTGCTCAGGGGGGTGGTTTCAAGCTTCTATCACAAACAACTGGCACAGGAAGCGGTTCGATCCATCTTGAGGGGCCACGATGTGGAGCTAGTCAATCTCATCGAGGTGACGAGAGACCGTTTCGTGGATCCCGATTGA
- a CDS encoding diguanylate cyclase, which yields MSEAQTNRVLEPEGFITPQPTVEPKDAPSGQTDNMSTVAPSGVTAPIHIRNIIVADDDDLIRRILARWLTRAGYCVREAANGSEALQMAREEPPDIVITDWEMPGVEGPQLCREIRRLPLPHYVYLLILTSRNDPKWVVEGLESGADDFLSKPIREAELVARLRAAARILEGERKLQQLARTDALTGLLSQRSFYDILSYEFQRARRTNRPLSCAMLDLDFFKRINDVYGHPVGDVVLKVAADTLLRSCRHSDVVARYGGEEFCVLLPETTEEQAVNWAERFREMLRATQIDVVDKKLTVSCSIGVSGLYEDTLTPEQLVDQADQALLCAKRTGRDRVVSFRTVNQNVEFNLDESHRRHDLFEGILAEHVMTPIVAPLQGDETVEHVAAYFLRSRISSAPVVNENGQLIGIVSEKDLMEAITSSEGWNRPISELMRPHVITYPADTPVRVIYEFLCRVAMRRVIITDRGVPVGVVSRASLLRWFRNLVLSERARANGQQPAGDNTAEEIIQDALNQIDQERDKMAQKLAEKPPDLCAHLVGAASRIQELAVDILAFASAVQNPLGEHFGCGASSIVD from the coding sequence ATGAGCGAGGCACAAACCAACCGCGTTTTGGAGCCGGAGGGCTTCATCACTCCCCAGCCGACTGTGGAGCCGAAGGATGCGCCCTCCGGCCAGACGGACAACATGTCCACTGTTGCACCATCTGGGGTCACCGCACCGATTCATATTCGGAACATCATTGTCGCTGATGACGACGATCTCATTCGAAGGATTCTCGCACGGTGGTTGACTCGGGCCGGCTATTGCGTGCGGGAGGCGGCCAACGGCAGCGAGGCCCTCCAAATGGCTCGTGAGGAGCCGCCCGACATTGTGATCACGGACTGGGAAATGCCGGGCGTGGAAGGCCCTCAGCTCTGCCGCGAAATCCGGCGGTTGCCCCTACCACATTACGTTTATTTGCTCATTCTGACTTCCCGGAACGATCCGAAATGGGTCGTGGAGGGGCTGGAAAGCGGGGCCGATGACTTTCTTTCCAAACCGATCCGCGAGGCGGAACTGGTGGCCCGACTTCGGGCAGCCGCTCGCATCCTGGAAGGCGAACGCAAACTCCAGCAACTTGCCCGCACGGATGCCCTCACCGGGCTTCTCTCTCAGCGCAGTTTTTACGACATTCTCTCCTACGAATTCCAGCGGGCCCGACGAACCAATCGTCCCCTCAGTTGTGCGATGCTCGACCTCGACTTTTTCAAGCGAATCAACGATGTATACGGGCATCCGGTGGGCGATGTGGTCCTTAAGGTCGCAGCCGATACACTCCTCCGTTCCTGCCGGCACTCCGATGTGGTGGCCCGATATGGCGGTGAAGAGTTCTGCGTGCTGCTTCCGGAAACGACCGAAGAGCAGGCCGTCAATTGGGCGGAGCGATTTCGGGAAATGTTGCGGGCAACGCAAATCGATGTGGTGGATAAAAAGCTCACAGTGAGCTGTAGCATCGGCGTTTCCGGTCTTTACGAGGACACACTCACGCCCGAACAGCTCGTCGATCAAGCGGATCAGGCCCTGCTCTGTGCTAAACGCACTGGCCGTGACCGGGTGGTCAGTTTTCGAACGGTCAACCAGAATGTGGAATTCAATCTGGACGAGTCTCATCGACGTCATGACCTCTTCGAGGGGATTTTGGCGGAGCACGTCATGACGCCCATCGTGGCCCCTCTCCAGGGCGATGAGACAGTGGAACACGTGGCGGCTTACTTTCTCCGCTCACGCATTAGCTCCGCTCCCGTGGTCAACGAAAACGGACAACTCATCGGAATCGTCTCGGAAAAGGACCTCATGGAGGCCATCACTTCCTCGGAAGGCTGGAACCGTCCCATCTCGGAGCTCATGCGGCCCCACGTCATCACGTATCCCGCCGACACGCCGGTGCGGGTGATCTACGAGTTCCTCTGCCGCGTGGCCATGCGACGGGTGATCATCACCGACCGAGGCGTTCCCGTCGGAGTGGTGAGTCGGGCCTCCCTCCTCCGCTGGTTCCGAAACCTTGTGCTTTCGGAGCGCGCCCGGGCAAACGGCCAGCAACCGGCGGGAGATAACACCGCGGAAGAGATCATCCAGGACGCGCTCAACCAGATCGACCAGGAACGCGACAAGATGGCGCAAAAACTTGCCGAAAAACCACCAGACCTTTGCGCCCATCTTGTGGGAGCTGCCAGCCGGATTCAGGAACTCGCTGTGGACATCCTTGCCTTCGCCTCGGCCGTTCAGAATCCTCTTGGGGAACACTTCGGTTGCGGTGCGAGTTCCATAGTCGATTAA